One window of the Marinilactibacillus sp. Marseille-P9653 genome contains the following:
- a CDS encoding response regulator transcription factor — MIDILIAEDQTIVRQGLKIMLETDKEFRVTGQAENDLQAVELCDQNRYDLILLDIRMPKMTGLEAGKRIRDKWPDVTILMLTTFNDQDYALEALKNRANGYLLKDGDADELIKSVRSALNGGLAIEDQVAAKLVPSLLKHQSERLEVDEALTEREIAIIKRIGEGMNNHEIAESLFLSVGTIKNHISTILLKLELRDRTQIAIYAIKHQLTN, encoded by the coding sequence ATGATTGATATTTTGATAGCTGAAGACCAAACCATAGTGAGACAAGGGTTAAAAATCATGCTCGAGACGGACAAAGAATTCAGAGTGACTGGACAAGCAGAAAATGATCTTCAGGCAGTAGAGCTTTGTGATCAAAATCGATATGATTTAATCTTACTTGACATTCGAATGCCGAAAATGACCGGGCTCGAAGCAGGGAAAAGAATTCGTGATAAATGGCCAGATGTTACCATATTAATGCTGACCACATTTAATGATCAGGACTATGCATTGGAAGCTTTGAAAAATCGTGCCAATGGGTATTTATTAAAAGATGGAGATGCGGATGAGCTGATCAAGTCGGTTAGAAGTGCTTTGAATGGAGGATTGGCCATTGAAGATCAAGTAGCTGCGAAATTAGTCCCCTCCTTATTGAAGCATCAGAGTGAACGGTTAGAAGTGGACGAAGCGTTAACTGAACGGGAAATAGCCATTATAAAAAGAATCGGCGAAGGTATGAACAATCATGAAATAGCAGAATCGCTTTTTCTTTCAGTTGGGACAATCAAAAATCATATATCGACTATTTTGTTGAAGTTAGAATTGAGAGATCGAACGCAGATAGCGATTTACGCTATAAAACACCAGTTAACAAACTGA
- a CDS encoding ABC transporter ATP-binding protein: protein MLEVREISKSFKKTVAVDHLSMYIEKGESIGLLGPNGAGKSTTISMISTLLPPDNGTIEYKNINILKNASTIRPVLGVVPQEIALYEELSAYENMRFFGKIYGLKGTALNSKVDEVLKLVGLTERQKEPVKNYSGGMKRRINLAVALLHDPEVLIMDEPTVGIDPQSRNHILDTIRKLNVEHNLTILYTSHYMDEVEKLCDRIYIMDDGKIVASGTNKELKSLLSNEETVEIEVKTKKVEFAEVLKKHPDVNQLYETTKGYRLIVSKRDELLVDIFRQAALHEVTVTGIQVKEPTLEDVFLHLTGRKLRD, encoded by the coding sequence ATGCTAGAAGTACGAGAGATATCTAAATCATTTAAAAAAACAGTTGCAGTCGATCATTTAAGTATGTATATAGAAAAAGGAGAATCTATTGGTTTGTTGGGTCCTAATGGAGCAGGTAAATCAACGACTATTTCTATGATTTCAACACTATTACCTCCAGATAATGGAACGATTGAATACAAAAATATCAATATTTTAAAAAATGCAAGCACGATCAGACCTGTACTAGGTGTCGTCCCGCAAGAGATTGCACTATATGAAGAATTGTCAGCTTACGAGAATATGCGATTCTTTGGGAAGATATATGGGCTAAAAGGAACTGCTCTAAACAGTAAGGTGGATGAGGTATTAAAGCTCGTTGGTTTAACAGAGCGGCAAAAAGAACCTGTGAAAAATTATTCTGGTGGCATGAAAAGACGAATTAATTTAGCGGTAGCGCTTCTTCACGATCCTGAAGTTCTGATTATGGATGAACCTACTGTAGGGATTGACCCGCAATCTAGAAATCATATATTGGATACGATTCGTAAACTGAACGTTGAGCATAACTTGACCATACTCTATACCAGTCATTATATGGATGAAGTTGAAAAATTATGTGACCGAATCTATATTATGGATGACGGAAAAATTGTGGCTTCCGGTACAAATAAAGAGTTGAAGAGTTTGTTATCAAATGAAGAGACTGTGGAAATTGAAGTGAAAACTAAAAAAGTAGAATTTGCAGAGGTATTGAAAAAACACCCTGATGTCAATCAACTATATGAAACAACTAAAGGTTATAGATTGATAGTGTCTAAAAGGGACGAACTCCTTGTAGACATCTTTCGTCAAGCCGCTCTTCACGAAGTAACAGTAACCGGAATCCAAGTCAAAGAACCCACTCTTGAAGATGTGTTTTTACATTTAACAGGTAGGAAACTTAGAGATTAG
- a CDS encoding ABC transporter permease, with protein MKELIKKDFLLLSKNKSELIELLLTPFLLICILGFALGNLMNNSAENTIETTIVGFVNDQNDETVKADFEAKLDEENVTDLEYQQLLEASSELDPVFHLKQLFEQEEIKELFHLKAFESIDSAQKALENDEIGGIIHVPDQFSLSVLNSTLFGEELKTELNVMTQDPNQIRSITLTSVLDSFINEYNFQTSIVPFAGDTTIDDTSRYGETLTVSTEEPISAFQYYTLGMGVFYALSISTIIANRSFREKETHVFARIMISNQSPLSYLMSKMVSSSLIAFMQLSLLFGLSNLVFGIFSGRPSSFWLDIALITAIYSLLIGSITSLLTSISLYGNEIKIVNFFGSFTAVLAFLGGSFTPTENFSDLIKTIGDWTPNGATLTSYLQLLMGFEIQEILPLLARVIGMSIVSLTVAVLLFPKRRLD; from the coding sequence ATGAAAGAGTTGATAAAAAAAGATTTTCTTTTACTTTCAAAAAATAAAAGTGAATTGATCGAACTACTACTCACACCTTTTCTATTGATTTGTATTTTAGGATTTGCTCTTGGTAATCTGATGAACAACAGTGCAGAAAACACTATTGAGACAACTATCGTTGGTTTTGTGAACGATCAAAACGATGAAACAGTTAAGGCGGATTTTGAAGCAAAACTGGATGAGGAAAATGTGACTGATTTAGAGTACCAGCAGTTATTAGAAGCATCGTCTGAATTAGACCCAGTCTTTCATTTGAAACAGTTGTTTGAACAAGAAGAGATAAAAGAGCTCTTTCATTTAAAAGCTTTTGAATCAATCGATTCTGCTCAGAAAGCGTTAGAAAATGACGAAATTGGCGGTATTATACATGTTCCAGACCAATTCAGTTTATCTGTATTGAATTCGACTTTATTTGGGGAAGAATTAAAAACAGAACTTAATGTGATGACACAAGATCCGAATCAAATTAGATCCATTACACTGACTAGTGTTTTAGATAGTTTTATTAACGAATATAATTTTCAGACATCCATAGTTCCATTCGCTGGAGATACAACAATTGATGATACCTCACGATATGGTGAAACTCTGACAGTTTCTACTGAAGAGCCTATCAGCGCTTTTCAATACTATACGCTAGGAATGGGTGTGTTTTACGCTTTAAGCATTAGTACAATCATAGCAAACCGTAGCTTTAGGGAAAAAGAAACACATGTATTTGCAAGAATTATGATTTCGAATCAATCACCTTTAAGTTACCTGATGAGTAAGATGGTTTCCAGTTCACTTATTGCTTTTATGCAGTTAAGTTTGTTATTTGGCCTTTCCAATTTAGTTTTCGGAATTTTTTCAGGACGACCCAGTTCCTTTTGGTTAGATATTGCATTAATAACAGCCATTTATTCTTTATTGATAGGAAGTATAACTAGCTTGCTTACCTCTATATCACTATATGGAAACGAAATTAAAATTGTAAATTTCTTTGGATCTTTCACTGCTGTACTAGCTTTTCTTGGAGGTAGCTTTACACCGACAGAAAACTTTTCTGATCTGATTAAGACGATAGGGGATTGGACGCCTAATGGTGCAACATTGACATCATACTTGCAACTACTAATGGGGTTCGAAATACAAGAAATTTTACCTCTTTTAGCGAGAGTGATCGGCATGAGTATCGTCAGTTTGACCGTGGCTGTTCTATTGTTTCCGAAAAGGAGGTTAGATTAG
- a CDS encoding ABC transporter permease, which produces MITVFLMQWKRTLKSPLLLILFFGLTILMVNVVAGTQGGQKLEVAAYSHNLSENQIQYKLDRLNQSDTISIHLKEKDQVEEDIKMDKYGFALVLEEDNYQILVGRETEQLPVVDQYLRRVYSEENRLRSIQEQNPEQVIEVKDHLLLNVSSLSDTGNSIVNLSVMLGMTFYFTIFSILFLMTDLFEDKRDGIWNRLIFSPISRAKIYLGHLFFYFSLGVLQITVLLTLLSQMLLLDLNINYLVAILITLSFILCIVSLGILLIAMAKTSSGLMVLIPIVATSTAMLGGAFWPLQVIDNRFLLFVAEWMPIKQAVYGIIEATVQYKSFLEAIQPVGILLLMSLFFMSIGINMMERVSDSQL; this is translated from the coding sequence ATGATAACTGTATTTCTTATGCAATGGAAAAGAACCCTTAAGAGCCCGTTATTGCTCATATTGTTTTTTGGATTGACCATACTGATGGTCAATGTAGTGGCTGGCACCCAAGGTGGTCAAAAGTTGGAAGTAGCAGCTTATAGTCATAATCTATCAGAGAATCAAATACAATATAAATTAGATAGATTGAATCAAAGTGATACGATTAGTATTCATTTAAAAGAAAAAGATCAAGTAGAAGAAGATATCAAAATGGATAAGTATGGGTTTGCATTAGTACTTGAAGAAGATAATTATCAGATTCTTGTAGGAAGAGAAACGGAGCAGTTACCTGTCGTGGATCAATATCTTCGTAGAGTTTATAGTGAAGAAAATCGGCTCAGAAGCATTCAAGAGCAAAACCCAGAACAAGTCATCGAAGTTAAGGACCACCTATTGTTAAACGTAAGCTCGTTGTCTGATACTGGTAATAGCATTGTGAATTTATCGGTCATGTTAGGTATGACCTTCTACTTCACGATATTTTCAATTCTTTTTCTTATGACAGATTTATTTGAAGACAAAAGAGATGGTATTTGGAACCGACTGATCTTTTCTCCAATTTCAAGAGCTAAAATCTATCTTGGACATCTTTTCTTTTATTTCAGCCTAGGAGTTTTGCAAATCACAGTACTATTAACGTTATTGAGTCAGATGCTTTTACTTGATTTAAATATCAACTATCTCGTAGCAATTCTAATCACATTATCGTTTATTCTTTGTATTGTATCTCTAGGGATATTACTCATCGCCATGGCAAAAACTTCTTCAGGATTAATGGTCTTGATTCCCATTGTCGCAACTTCTACAGCCATGTTAGGTGGGGCTTTTTGGCCGCTACAAGTGATTGATAATCGTTTTTTATTATTTGTAGCAGAATGGATGCCTATCAAACAAGCTGTATACGGAATCATTGAAGCAACTGTTCAGTATAAAAGTTTCCTTGAAGCAATACAGCCTGTCGGAATTTTGCTATTGATGAGCTTATTCTTTATGAGTATAGGCATCAATATGATGGAAAGAGTGAGTGATTCTCAATTATAA
- a CDS encoding TetR/AcrR family transcriptional regulator codes for MNEAFNKLPDGKKSAILKAAYNEFEENGFKRASTNKIAAKARIGKGTLFYYFGNKKKLYQYLITTSFNIAYDEYLMQINFDKTDYFDRLESITDLKQKVSNLYPNELSFLSKLLLTPDDMEWSDVIQEKREESEKVWEKVLTENIDFSKFREDLPREKVLNLIKWGLEGYRKELEQKANSLGNSTVFSEEEIKYYYQEYNDYIDLLKRTYYKS; via the coding sequence TTGAACGAAGCGTTTAATAAATTACCAGATGGAAAAAAGTCTGCTATCCTTAAAGCGGCTTATAATGAGTTTGAGGAAAATGGCTTTAAAAGGGCTTCTACAAATAAAATTGCTGCTAAAGCTAGAATTGGCAAAGGGACTTTGTTTTATTATTTTGGAAACAAGAAAAAACTATATCAGTATCTGATTACGACTTCTTTTAACATTGCTTATGATGAATATTTAATGCAGATAAATTTCGATAAAACAGATTATTTTGATCGTTTAGAAAGTATAACTGATCTCAAACAAAAAGTAAGCAATCTTTATCCCAATGAATTGAGCTTCTTATCTAAACTTCTTTTAACTCCAGATGATATGGAATGGTCGGATGTTATACAGGAGAAACGTGAAGAATCAGAAAAAGTATGGGAAAAGGTTTTGACTGAAAATATCGACTTCAGTAAATTTAGAGAAGATTTGCCAAGGGAAAAAGTACTGAACTTAATCAAATGGGGACTTGAAGGATACCGTAAAGAACTGGAGCAGAAAGCAAACTCCTTAGGAAATTCAACTGTCTTTTCAGAAGAAGAGATCAAGTATTACTATCAAGAATACAATGATTATATCGATTTATTAAAAAGAACATACTATAAATCATAG
- a CDS encoding ABC transporter ATP-binding protein, protein MSLVSVQGLSKSFGKTEALKEVNFSMEKGEVLGFIGPNGSGKSTTIRVLLGLLKADSGKVRIFDQDVWSDSVEIHKRVAYVPGDVNLWPNLTGGEVIDLFLSMRGQQVDYDKIASLIKAFDFDPTKKCRSYSKGNRQKVALIAAFASDADLYILDEPTSGLDPLQERVFQQQVATVKKRGASVLLSSHILSEVEQLCDTIAIIRNGSIVEAGTLNDLRHLTRTEIRLQTQKSLNHFSDVSWIHHFVQKGNQAVFQIDSNKMDQLIQALQGMDVQSLESVPPKLEDLFMRHYETTGEAGES, encoded by the coding sequence ATGAGTTTAGTTTCAGTACAGGGGTTATCTAAATCTTTTGGTAAAACAGAGGCTTTAAAAGAAGTTAACTTTAGCATGGAAAAAGGGGAAGTTTTAGGCTTCATAGGACCAAATGGTTCAGGCAAATCGACAACCATTCGAGTACTTTTAGGACTATTAAAAGCAGATAGTGGAAAAGTACGTATATTTGACCAGGATGTATGGTCTGATTCTGTGGAGATACACAAACGTGTTGCTTATGTTCCTGGAGATGTCAATCTCTGGCCCAATCTAACTGGTGGAGAAGTTATTGACCTTTTCTTAAGTATGAGAGGACAACAGGTAGATTATGATAAGATAGCCTCTTTAATCAAAGCATTTGATTTTGATCCTACAAAGAAATGTAGAAGTTATTCTAAAGGAAATCGTCAAAAAGTGGCGTTGATCGCTGCATTTGCTTCTGATGCAGACTTATACATATTGGATGAACCCACTTCTGGTTTAGATCCACTACAAGAACGTGTTTTTCAACAACAAGTGGCAACCGTTAAAAAGCGTGGGGCTAGCGTCTTGTTATCTAGCCATATCTTATCTGAAGTTGAACAACTATGTGATACGATTGCGATTATCCGTAACGGAAGCATTGTGGAAGCAGGAACACTTAATGATCTTAGACACCTTACCAGAACAGAAATTAGGTTACAAACACAAAAATCTTTGAACCATTTCAGTGATGTTAGTTGGATTCACCACTTTGTCCAAAAAGGAAACCAAGCCGTTTTTCAAATAGACTCCAATAAAATGGATCAATTGATCCAGGCCTTACAAGGAATGGACGTTCAATCACTGGAAAGTGTTCCGCCTAAGTTAGAAGATCTATTCATGCGCCATTATGAAACGACTGGAGAGGCGGGGGAATCATGA
- a CDS encoding ABC transporter permease, translated as MKSITGFKLLTRFVLKKEWKVLLLWALGCLMFVFVGVFAFVTIYPSATDRTAMAVAMSNPAMEALFGKLIGGDNYTIGAMYSHTMTILTLSLFSVASILMMIRNTRAEEEHGMMELIQSFPIGRLAHSTSASLLLIGYNISLALLTGLLLLLMGDSSMDLNGSFLTGAMYGAIGLFFGSLALLAAQLSSNSRSATMTCFSLLGAAYIIRIIGDTGQEYLNVLSPLGLLYKSEPFVSNYWWPVGIILLVTFVILGLAFYFQTKRDLGAGLLPDKTGKHLASSFLKQPIGFVFRLMKTPLIAWTIGLVLLGITYGSVMGDVESLLAGNELIEQVISSDASQSIVTQFISIIMGVLAIAAVIPSIQVIVRLSSEEKHGRLQHLLVGTKSRSQILLTFIEVSLISLVMIQGVQIAAFGVTASLGQSILSFREIFESGLVYLPAMAVILSISICLFGWFPKKIFLTWLVLGYCFFILYFANLFEIPEWIKGLSPFYHIPERLVGENSSTVLLYLNLVSLSFSLVGIIGFKKRDTIH; from the coding sequence ATGAAATCTATAACCGGATTTAAATTATTAACTCGCTTTGTCTTAAAAAAAGAATGGAAAGTTTTATTACTTTGGGCACTTGGCTGCTTGATGTTTGTTTTTGTGGGCGTTTTTGCATTTGTAACCATTTATCCTTCTGCGACTGACCGCACAGCTATGGCAGTTGCAATGTCTAATCCGGCTATGGAAGCCCTTTTCGGAAAACTGATTGGAGGAGATAACTATACCATTGGTGCAATGTATTCACATACAATGACTATCCTCACATTGTCACTTTTTTCAGTAGCTTCGATATTAATGATGATTAGAAATACCAGAGCTGAAGAAGAACACGGTATGATGGAATTAATTCAATCATTTCCTATAGGAAGACTCGCACATTCGACGTCTGCTTCATTACTGTTAATAGGTTACAACATATCATTAGCACTACTGACTGGATTGCTCCTCTTATTGATGGGGGATTCGAGTATGGATTTGAACGGATCTTTTCTTACTGGAGCAATGTATGGCGCAATCGGATTGTTTTTCGGAAGTCTCGCCTTACTCGCAGCTCAATTATCCAGCAATAGTAGAAGTGCTACGATGACCTGTTTTTCACTGTTAGGAGCTGCCTATATTATTAGAATCATCGGGGATACCGGTCAGGAATATTTGAATGTTCTTTCTCCACTAGGTTTGCTATACAAATCAGAACCGTTTGTCTCCAATTACTGGTGGCCTGTAGGAATAATCTTACTTGTAACCTTTGTTATTTTGGGACTTGCCTTTTATTTCCAGACAAAAAGAGATTTAGGTGCTGGACTATTGCCAGATAAAACGGGTAAACACTTAGCGTCTTCTTTTTTGAAACAACCGATAGGCTTTGTTTTCCGATTGATGAAAACACCTTTAATCGCTTGGACTATAGGGTTGGTTCTACTTGGGATTACTTACGGTTCGGTTATGGGAGACGTGGAAAGTCTGCTAGCTGGTAATGAATTGATTGAGCAAGTGATCAGTAGTGATGCTTCTCAATCCATTGTCACACAGTTTATTTCCATTATTATGGGCGTATTGGCTATAGCAGCTGTTATACCATCTATTCAAGTCATCGTTAGATTGTCTTCAGAAGAAAAACATGGACGCTTACAGCATTTACTTGTTGGAACGAAAAGCAGAAGTCAGATTTTATTGACTTTTATAGAGGTTAGTTTGATTTCTTTGGTAATGATTCAAGGAGTACAAATTGCTGCATTTGGAGTTACAGCAAGTTTAGGTCAGAGTATTCTAAGTTTCAGAGAAATTTTTGAAAGTGGTCTTGTCTATTTGCCCGCTATGGCTGTGATTTTGAGTATCTCTATCTGTCTATTCGGATGGTTTCCGAAGAAAATATTCTTAACTTGGTTAGTGCTAGGTTATTGCTTCTTTATACTATATTTTGCCAATTTATTTGAAATACCCGAATGGATAAAAGGACTTTCTCCGTTTTACCACATCCCAGAAAGATTGGTTGGAGAAAACAGTTCAACTG